A DNA window from Calliphora vicina chromosome 1, idCalVici1.1, whole genome shotgun sequence contains the following coding sequences:
- the LOC135948904 gene encoding uncharacterized protein LOC135948904, whose protein sequence is MKIILNLLIVVVKLCASDSSVYDWQVRTIERGSDFGDDFKVQTALNNERQQDLLKISGKTNNIDYYPNSYYSQLNKNNDANSNRAAGVNDKHEFGEKINQNPFGAKINMKYDDNSNIKSIFSQIKNSASKYDTKNNEKYKYKNDENDYNEDHLKYDHEDKENDKYSDHQHHREELDEKIKHLDHHDVDNNRYHDLKHIEHNPYKSDKDPDKYKHQNRPPDTNSNNEELENNNTEKISNNHIQNSKENGDFPSVSHCSGKYIDIESFVGTNLFDSTTKRCFSSEEVALLATRKDFESLIPKDLPQCLLNEQMMALLLNYFYICHQMILRMTSMGSKHLAQKAFYDTFGGYLNFYLVPVTKYSYYAGQISLNTAQQILNLHQQSKQLLNTNGNGWKAPLQNVLVELKSIHIEPLHILELDKETCDEPSFCMQLVMAADENQIDDDKMIIQLPKLEAEDVNGYLGNIWLPFKGKRSFDLKSESSAYIVVKFYETVTKCYRFENIDQQYYNHQFKTWLLESINVHLSDKQFYPGLGAVLRIYEYLKRRKKDTNLFGDDLGEMQSEDASFIKYHGRQINNRKVHNIKKTERRINNRKNHTEETNVKLRARNKTMENDSQKPDRVNIEITKSVIDQQPNAITSQEDIKLEAGDHLDFTNSKSLLRTIDLTPPQMAVIAIPVMAIILVVIICCCKSFCKKKKPETPLKPKKSKFFN, encoded by the exons atgaaaataatattaaatctCTTAATAGTGGTGGTCAAGTTGTGTGCAAGTGATAGTTCAGTTTACGATTGGCAAGTGAGAACCATAGAACGTGGTTCAGATTTCGGTGATGATTTTAAAGTGCAAACGGCTTTAAATAATGAACGGCAACaagatcttttaaaaatttcgggcaaaacaaataatatagaTTATTATCCCAATTCGTATTACTCGCAATTGAATAAAAACAATGACGCAAACAGTAATAGAGCTGCTGGTGTTAATGATAAACATgagtttggtgaaaaaattaatcaaaatccaTTTGGAGcaaaaattaatatgaaatatgaTGATAACTCAAACATCAAGTCTATTTTtagtcaaattaaaaattctgctAGTAAATATGAtacaaaaaacaatgaaaaatataaatataagaatGATGAAAATGATTATAATGAAGATCACCTAAAATATGATCATGAGGACAAAGAAAATGACAAATACAGTGATCATCAACATCACCGTGAGGAGTTAGATGAAAAGATAAAACATTTAGATCATCATGATGTGGATAATAATCGTTATCATGATCTCAAACATATAGAACATAATCCATATAAATCTGATAAAGATCCTGATAAATATAAACATCAGAATAGACCGCCTGATACTAATTCCAATAATGAAGAGTTAGAGAATAACAATactgagaaaatttcaaataatcacattcaaaattctaaagaaaatgggGATTTTCCCTCAGTAAGCCACTGTTCCGGCAAGTATATAGATATAGAAAGTTTCGTGGGTACAAATCTTTTCGATAGTACAACCAAAAGATGTTTCTCTAGCGAAGAGGTGGCTCTATTGGCTACTCGTAAAGATTTCGAA AGTCTCATACCTAAAGATTTACCACAATGTCTACTCAACGAACAAATGATGGCATTGTTACTGAATTATTTCTATATATGCCATCAAATGATCTTACGCATGACATCGATGGGCTCCAAGCATTTGGCGCAAAAGGCTTTTTATGATACTTTTGGAGgctatttaaatttctatttggTGCCCGTCACCAAATACTCTTACTATGCTGGTCAAATAAGCTTAAACACAGCGcagcaaattttaaatttacaccaGCAATCTAAACAATTACTAAATACAAATGGTAATGGTTGGAAAGCACCACTGCAAAATGTTCTTGTCGAATTGAAATCAATACATATAGAACCTTTGCACATTTTAGAGCTGGATAAGGAGACTTGTGATGAACCATCATTTTGTATGCAACTCGTTATGGCTGCCGATGAAAATCAAATTGATGACGATAAAATGATAATTCAGCTACCCAAATTGGAAGCAGAGGATGTTAATGGTTATTTGGGTAATATATGGTTACCCTTCAAAGGCAAAAGATCATTTGATCTTAAATCGGAGAGTTCTGCCTATATAGtggttaaattttatgaaactgTTACGAAATGTTATCGCTTTGAGAATATTGACCAGCAGTATTACAATCATCAATTCAAAACATGGTTATTGGAATCAATAAATGTACATTTATCAGATAAGCAATTTTACCCGGGATTGGGAGCCGTCTTAAgaatttatgaatatttgaaAAGACGCAAAAAAGATACCAACTTATTTGGTGATGATTTAGGCGAAATGCAAAGTGAAGATGCAAGTTTTATCAAGTACCACGGTCGTCAAATTAATAACAGGAAGGTTCATAACATTAAGAAAACTGAACGTAGaattaataatagaaaaa ATCATACCGAGGAAACCAACGTAAAACTTAGAGCAAGAAATAAAACTATGGAAAATGATTCTCAGAAACCAGATCGTGTAAACATTGAGataacaaaaagtgttattgaTCAACAACCCAATGCAATTACTTCGCAAGAAGATATTAAACTAGAAGCTGGCGATCATTTGGATTTCACAAATTCTAAATCTTTACTACGTACTATAGATTTGACGCCACCACAAATGGCAGTAATAGCCATACCAGTCATGGCCATTATTTTGGTGGTAATAATATGCTGTTGCAAGAGTTTTTGCAAGAAAAAGAAACCTGAAACACCACTCAAACCCAAAaagagtaaattttttaattaa